One part of the Xiphophorus hellerii strain 12219 chromosome 17, Xiphophorus_hellerii-4.1, whole genome shotgun sequence genome encodes these proteins:
- the LOC116737170 gene encoding shaker-related potassium channel tsha2, whose translation MTVVPGENLDETVALAALSAQDVYDPERADNQECCERVVINISGLRFETQLKTLAQFPATLLGDPRKRMRFFDPLRNEYFFDRNRPSFDAILYYYQSGGRLRRPVNVPVDIFMEEIKFYELGEEVIENFKEDEGFIKEEERPLPENEFQRQVWLLFEYPESSGPARGIAIVSVLVILISIVIFCLETLPEFREEARIFDGVIPTNGTAGAEPPNPFTDPFFIVETLCIIWFSFELLVRFLACPSKPAFFKNIMNTIDIVAIMPYFITLGLELAEHQGNGQQAMSLAILRVIRLVRVFRIFKLSRHSKGLQILGKTLQASMRELGLLIFFLFIGVILFSSAVYFAETDDPESGFSSIPDAFWWAVVSMTTVGYGDMCPVTIGGKIVGSLCAIAGVLTIALPVPVIVSNFNYFYHRETEHEEQFQYKHVTCGQQQAPFGEFKRSDSRPSLSKSDYPESEDADSVKYTNCSPHKAYGGKLTDV comes from the coding sequence ATGACCGTGGTGCCCGGGGAGAACCTGGATGAGACGGTGGCACTGGCCGCGCTGTCCGCCCAGGATGTGTACGACCCGGAGCGAGCCGACAACCAGGAGTGCTGCGAGCGGGTGGTCATCAACATCTCCGGGCTGCGCTTCGAGACGCAGCTGAAGACCCTGGCCCAGTTCCCCGCCACTCTGCTGGGGGACCCGCGCAAAAGGATGCGGTTCTTCGATCCGCTCAGGAACGAGTACTTCTTTGACCGGAACCGACCCAGCTTCGATGCCATCCTGTACTACTACCAGTCTGGCGGACGGCTCCGGAGACCCGTCAACGTGCCTGTGGACATCTTCATGGAGGAGATCAAGTTCTACGAGCTGGGGGAGGAGGTAATCGAGAACTTTAAGGAGGATGAAGGGTTCATCAAGGAGGAGGAGCGGCCGCTGCCGGAGAACGAGTTCCAGCGGCAGGTCTGGCTCCTGTTCGAGTACCCCGAGAGCTCCGGACCCGCTCGGGGCATCGCCATCGTCTCCGTGCTGGTCATCCTCATCTCCATCGTCATCTTCTGCTTGGAGACCTTACCCGAGTTCAGGGAGGAGGCCCGGATCTTTGATGGGGTGATTCCGACAAACGGCACCGCGGGCGCCGAGCCACCGAACCCGTTCACGGACCCATTCTTCATTGTGGAGACGCTCTGCATCATCTGGTTCTCCTTCGAGCTGCTGGTCCGGTTCCTCGCCTGCCCCAGCAAGCCCGCCTTCTTCAAGAACATTATGAACACCATCGACATCGTGGCCATCATGCCCTACTTCATCACGCTGGGGCTGGAGCTGGCGGAGCACCAGGGCAACGGCCAGCAGGCCATGTCGCTGGCCATCCTGAGGGTCATCCGCCTGGTCCGGGTCTTCCGCATCTTCAAGCTCTCGCGGCACTCCAAGGGGCTGCAGATCCTGGGGAAGACGCTGCAGGCCAGCATGCGGGAACTGGGCCtcctcatcttcttcctcttcatcgGGGTCATCCTCTTCTCCAGCGCGGTGTACTTCGCGGAGACCGACGACCCGGAGTCCGGCTTCAGCAGCATCCCGGACGCCTTCTGGTGGGCCGTGGTTTCCATGACGACGGTGGGCTACGGCGACATGTGTCCAGTGACCATCGGTGGGAAGATCGTGGGCTCCCTGTGCGCCATCGCCGGAGTCCTGACCATCGCGCTTCCGGTTCCGGTCATCGTCTCCAACTTCAACTACTTCTACCACCGGGAGACCGAGCACGAGGAGCAGTTCCAGTACAAGCACGTGACCTGCGGACAGCAGCAGGCGCCGTTCGGCGAGTTCAAGCGGAGCGACAGCCGGCCGTCGCTGTCCAAGTCCGACTACCCGGAGAGCGAGGACGCGGACTCTGTCAAGTACACGAACTGCAGCCCGCACAAGGCGTACGGCGGGAAGCTGACGGACGTCTGA